A window of Rhodothermales bacterium genomic DNA:
GACAAGGATCAGAAGACACTGACCTATACCGCCTCATCGGACTTTGAGGGATCTGAGGAGGTCACGGCTATTGTCGTCAACACCCTCCCGGGTCCGTTTGTACTGAATGATATCAACAATCCGTTGAAGTCGTTCGGTGCGGACTTCGTCACGCTGACTTTCAAGGTCGTCTCGCCGTCGACGGTTGTCGCACTGACGGCCCCTGACGGAGACCCGGCCCAGTATCCGATCTACCGGACGGACGGTGGAACCGGATCTCCGAATACGCGGACATACGCGCTGGATGCCGGCTCGGCCGTGGGCCTTGAAACCACGGTTGTCCTCGAATCCACCGGTTCGGCGGTACTCGGCACCGACTTCAGGATCACGGACATGAATGGCGCCGAAACGACGACGTTCAAGATTGCCGCGGGCTCGAAAAGTGCATCGTTCAAGATTCTGGCACTGCCGGGGACTGAGTCCCGTGTCATTGGACTGTCCATCAAGTCCGTCACACCGGGCTCGGCCTCGACGACGGCCAAAACGCTGACTATTCCGCTTGTTGCCGGGAAGGCTCCGACGGTTGAGATCGCCGAATCGAATTCCTCGTCCACCAGCATTCACGAGGGCGGTCCGCTGACCGACGGCGGTGCCGGAACGTCATTGAAATGGGTTGGACTGCGTTTGGCCGATGGTGCCACCGCTGCGGCGGACATCCCGGTTACCGTTTCATTTTCCGGAGCGACGCAAGGTGTGGACTTTGAAGTCCGTTACCACAAGAACAGGGTCGAAGGTTCAGTCGGAGTCCTTTCGAATGGTTCCATGTTCGAAATCGGGAAAGGCCTGAAGGATGCGTGGTTGGAAATCCGTGCACTGGACGATGAGATGTACGAAGGCGACGAGACGCTGATGATTACGATCGTTTCGGCCGTGGGCGCGCAGCCCGCCATGTCCTTCACTTCACTCGCCATCAAGATTGTGGATAATGACGTGGCTTCGATCGAGACCTTCGATGACTACGTGTCTGTACAGATGGAACTCCAGTGCCCCGACTGTCCATTCCCGACCCCGGACATTGGCGAGGTGGTGATTGACCCCGCTGACCTGCTGGCCAACGACTCGCAGGCCGGTCGAAGTGTCAACATGCTGCAGGTGACCTCGTTGACCAGAGGCACGGATCGATCATCAAGTGTGGATGTGGACATCGTGATTGGCAAGGAAGGGAGCACGTATCGGGTTCGCGTGGAAAGGGGCCCTGGTGGCGAGTTTGGTACGCCTGTGCTTGACTACCGGGTGATTGGCACGGAAGGTGCAGCTACGTTCCCGTTCAATGGCACAGAGGCTGATAAATCAGCGTGGTATACGGCGAATGCTGAATTGTGGGCAACGGGCCACGTGGTAATCGAAGAAGGCGTAAGGTCGAATCGCGCGACGGTTAGTGTCACCCAGACCGGAGCCTACCAGAACCAGCCGATTCAGCTTGAGTCGCCGCTAAACACAACGCTTGAAGCCGTGCAGAGCACGACCAATCCGTCTCCCAAGCCGCTTCCTGCGGGCGTGGAGTCGCCCGTCGGATTCCTGCGATTCAATATCACCAACGTTCAGAACGGTGCCGCGCGGGTCGCAGTGACACTTCCACCCGGCGCTACGGTGTCGGAGTATTGGAAATACGGTCCTCGCGTGGGAGCCAATGTTGAATGTCCTGCCGCCGCCGCATCTGCCGCCAATAGCGCCTGTGAGAAGGGGAAGGAAGCCAACTGGTATAAATGGGACTACGACGAGGCCAAGGGTTACGGCGCAAGGCAGGAGTCAATCCCAGGCGGCAAAGTACTCGCCTTGTACTTCAAGGATGGCCAGCTCGGCGACTTCGACATGGAAGTCAACGGCGTCATCGTTGACCCGGGTGTGCCGGTATTCACGACCAATGTCGCTCCCGTCGTCGTATTGGACAGCGCAGTCGTTGTGGAAGACAACGCGGTCGATATCGACTTCCTGACCAATGATTCAGACGCTGATGGCGATGCGTTGGTCTATGCCATTACAACCGATCCTGCCAATGGTACATGGTCCGATAACGGTGACGGCACGGGTACCTACACACCGAACGCCGACTTCTTCGGCACGGACTCATTCACGTACACGATTGACGATGGCTACGCCAACGCTGAAGTTGGTACAGTGACTATCGAGGTGACCGGCACGCCGGACCTTCCGATTGCCATTGATGATGCCGCAACGACCGCTTCGGGCGTCAAGGTGTCGGTGAATGTCTTCGCCAACGACTACGACCCGGACGGAGACGAGCCGTTCTACCTGTCGGCCATCAGCAATCCAGCGAACGGTGTGGCGGCTTTCATGTCGGATGGAACGGTGACCTACACGCCGAACACCGGCTTTGTGGGCCAGGACACGATAACGTATTCCATCACGGACGGCGTATCGGGCATCTTTGCGCAGGCTACAGTGTCGATCACGGTAACCGGTACCGCGGCAGGCCCCGTGGCGTCTGCTGATGTATCCACGACCGCCGAGGAAACGGCGGTCAATGTGGATGTATTGGCGAACGACATCAATCCGCAGGGAAATGCCCTGGCAGTCGCGTCGTTCACGCAGGGCGCCAACGGTACGGTCACGGCAGGAGAGGGCGGAACGCTCGTCTACACGCCGGCGGCTGACTTCAACGGCACGGACACGTTTACCTACACGGTCACGGATGGCGGAGTCACGAGCGGCGCGGTCACGGTTACCATTTCCGTTACGGCGGTGAACGATGCACCGGTCTTTGAGACCGGCGCTGCCATATCCGGTACGGAAGGTGGGGTCGTGATTGGCGGCGCGGTGCATCCAGAAGCATCTGAAGCCCAATATCAGGTGACGTTCTCTGGAACTGCCAGCGACGTGGACGACGCGGAGCTGACGTACAGCTACCAGTTGGCCTCGCGGACAGACTTCACGGAAGTGCTCCTGACGGCACCCGCATCGGCCGAGGGAGCGTCCATTCCCTGGACGGACATCCTGGATGCGCTCGCCGCAGCCAATATGGTGCCCGGAGCCGAGATCACGATCGCCCAGCGCATGGTGGTGACGGATACCGGAGGACTTTCCGCACGCACGGAAGCCCAGGAAATCACGTTCATCCGCGGATTCATAACGGCCAACGGAGAGATCGGGGAGTTGCCGACGGAATACTTCCTTGATGGCAACTACCCGAATCCATTCAATCCAGTGACGACCATTCGTTTTGGATTACCCGCATCGGGCGATGTCAGCGTGGTGGTCTACGATTTAATGGGTCGCCAGGTGGCCATGCTCGTTGCCGGCACGCTGCCGGCGGGTGTCCACGAGGTGCGGTTCGATGCGTCGAACCTGCCGAGCGGCGCGTACATCTACCGGCTTGCAACGCCTGCCGGGCAGTACGTCAAAACCATGATGCTGTTGAAGTAGACGGTTCGACGGCCGGAGCCGCCTCAGCCAATCTCAACCGATCGTCCGGTTCAGGTAGGCCTTGAGGCGGCTCCAGGCGTCTGCGGCGGGGGCGGTCCGGACGTCCGGATCTTCGTCGACCCGCAGCCAGAAACCGTGGTTGACGGCATCGTAGATGTGCAGGTCGTGCTCCACGCCAACCGAGTCGAGCGCGGCTTCGAAGCGGGCAACGCTTTCGGGAGCGGGTCCATTATCCAAGGCGGCAAATGTGCCATAGACTTCGTGGTCCATGGTGGCGAGCACAGCCGGATCTTCAACCAGGCGTCCGTAGAAAATGGCGGTGGCGTCATGATCGTCTCCGTCCAGTCCGTAGGACAACACAATGCCGCCGCCGAAGCACCAACCCACGGTGCCGACCTTGCCGGTAACGTCGCCACGCGACTTGAGGCTGGCCACGGCGGCGTTCAGATTGGCGACTACGGCGGGCATGTTGCCCGTCGCTTCGGTCATGAGGGCCACGTTTTCTTCCCGGTTCGATCCCGTGCTTCCCCCGTACAGGTCGGCAGCCAGGGTGACGTAGCCCTCGGCGGCGAAATCATCGGCCATTTGCCGCACCCGGTCCGTCAGACCGTTCCATTCGTGGACCAGGACCAGCGACGGGAAAGGACCATCGCCTTCGGGCACGGCCAAATAGCCGGTCGTAGCACTGTCTCCATCCACGTAATGGAAGTCCTGACCCGTCAGGGCACCTCCTTCACCGATGATGGCCGGTGGCAGGTCCACGGCCGGTTCAATCGGGGTGTCCGGAGTCGGCTCAGCGCATGCACCGATGAAAAGGACCATCAGTAGGACAGCGATTGTTCGCAGGAGGGGCATATAAATGGGGACGAGCGAGGTCATGGGAGTCGGCACGGGTATGAGAACAGGCATGGGATCGGCAATCGGGAAAAAGGAGACGGAATTCGGGTTCTGGTAAATCGAAGTATCGCATATACGTACCCGGAATCGCAATCCATGTAAGCAAAATGCTCTGCGTTTGATTTTGGGTAAATTCGTTCATTGATTGGATTTGTGTATCCTCGTCGAACCCAGACACCTCCAATCCCGGTCCAATCATGCCCCGTTCCGGCATCATTCCCATCGTCCTGTTGTTCGCCCTTACGTCGGTCCATTGCGGCCCGGAAACCCTGCAGGGCGAGGAAATCGCCCTACTGACATCCGCCCCGGCGGTGCCTCCGCCCATCACGCGATCGCATCCCACGAAAGTCATCGTGGAATTGGAGACCACCGAGGAAGTGGGCCGTCTTTCCGACGGCGTCGAGTACACCTTCTGGACCTTCGGGGGGGAGGTCCCGGGCAAGTTCATCCGGGTCCGGGAGGGAGACCTGGTGGAGTTCCACCTGAACAATCATCCGTCCAGCAAAATGCCCCACAATATCGACCTTCATGCCGTCACGGGACCCGGCGGTGGTGCAGCGGCATCGTTCACGGCACCGGGCACGGGAACGACGTTCTCGTTCACCGCCCTCAATCCGGGACTGTACATCTATCATTGCGCCACGGCCCCGGTGGGCATGCATATCGCCAATGGCATGTACGGACTTATCCTGGTCGAACCGAAGGAAGGATTGCCGCCTGTTGACCGGGAGTACTATGTGGTGCAGAGTGAATTCTATACCAGGGGCGACTATGGCGCACCGGGCCTGCAGCCGTTCGACATGGAAAAGGCCATTGAAGAAGATGCCGACTATGTGGTCTTCAACGGATCGGTCGGTGCACTGTCGGGGGACAATGCCCTGACGGCGAATGTCGGAGAACGGATCCGATTGTACGTCGGCAACGGCGGTCCGAATCTGATTTCATCGTTCCATGTGATCGGGGAAATTTTCGATAACGTCTATACGGAGGGGGGGACGGAGATCAACCAGCACAACGTACAGACCACCCTGGTGCCGGCCGGCGGGGCGGCCATGGTCGAGTTCACGGTGGATGTGCCCGGCAACCTGATCCTGGTTGACCACGCCATCTTCCGCGCGTTCAACAAGGGCGCCTTGGCCATGATGACCGTGCACGGCAATGAAAATCCTGACGTGTATTCAGGTCTGCAGGAAGAGACCGTGTATCTGCCGGAGGGCGGCGCCATCCAGGAGATGCCAAGCGCCGATACAACCGGCGGGGTAGCCCTGGACGAGGATCCGATGGTCGCCGGGGCCCGGCTCTTCGCATCCAATTGTGCGGCCTGCCATCAGCCCGAAGGCCAGGGTCTGGCCGGAGTCTTTCCACCGCTTGCCGGATCGGACTACCTGCTGCAGGATCCGACGCGGGCCATCAATGCCGTGGTACACGGACTGTCAGGCGAGATCGTCGTCAATGGGGAGACGTACAACGGCGTCATGCCCGGTGTCCGCCTGAGCGATTCCGAAGTGGCGGCCGTCATGACCTACGTGCTGAACTCCTGGGGCAACGATGGCCCGGAAATCACACCGATGGATGTGACGCGGGTGCGCAGTCAGCATTAGCACTGAGGACATCCAAGACGTCCAACGCCGAATACGAGAGGGATCCCGGCTTCTGGAAGTCCCCGATGAACCGGGTTTCGTCACCCAGCGTGACGATGGGGGCCTCCACATAGCCGTCCTTCCGGGGCTTGGCCATTCCGCCCGTCGCCAACAGGTTGTTGCACAGGCACGTCCGACCGGCGGTGTCGTCCGTAACGCCGCCTTTCCGGGCATAGTCGTCCACGGGCTCGGCCGGGCATCGGTATTCCATGCGACCATCCTCCGTCACGGACAGGGTCCGGAGCAGGCCGACATCGCAGAGCCGGGGCCGTTCGGCGTAAACGTCCGGACGGGACATGGTGGCGGGCAAATCAACCACCTTGAACGGAAACCCGGTGGGGGACGTGACTGGACTCGTGTGCACGACCCCTGTCGGTTGGTTGGAAATCCATTCCAGGGTCGCCGCCTTCAGCGTCGGCTCCATGCCGGACTCCTCACACAGGGCGAAGGCCGTTCCGACCTGAATGCCTGCGGCCCCTTCCGCCATCGCTTCGGCCAGACCACCCGGGCGGCCGAATCCCCCGGCCAGCCAGAACGGTTTTCCGAGGGCGCGCATGCCGGCAAGGTCCACGTCATCCTTGGGACCATAGATGGGTTCTCCGGCTTCGGAGAGGGTCAGTTTCCCGCGGGGAGGTGCATTGTGTCCGCCAGCCGTCGGACGCTCCACGATGAACCCGTGGATTTCACCCTCGCTGCGTTTCAGGAGCGCCTGCGCCAGAACAACGGATGACACGATGGGGATGAACTTCGGGCGTTTCAGCGGCCCCAACCGTTCCCGTGCGCCCGGAAATACACGCTCTGGGTCGAATGCGATGGTGGCATTGCCGCCCGCGACATCCAGCCGGTACTCGACGGGCTCGTGTCTGGCCAGGCGGTCCAGCAGCCCGGCGATCTGGGTCGGTATGCCGGCACCCATCAGGACGTAGTCGACCCCGGCCAGCATGGCCCCGTAGAGCGACGCCGCGGTCGGCATCTGGATTTTTTCAAGCAGGTTGAGCCCCACTGGATTCCCATGACCCCGTTTGGCCAGGTGGATTTCCACAAAGTTGCCCAACGCAGTCAGCCGGTCCAGGAAACGGGCCGGCTTGATGGTATACATGGGATGCGCCACGTAGGGCGTTCCTTCCTGACGTCCTCCCGGCACGAAATACCGGTCGAGGACGCCCCTGACCGGCTCGGCGAATGGAAACGCGGCGAGGGCCTGGCGCATGCGTTCCAAGGGATCGCCGTCCTGGAGGCGCGCCGTCAGCAAGTGGCTGATGCCGGTTCCGGAAACCACCCCGAGCTGTCCGCGGCCGGAAACGGCCGCCGCCAATTGCCAGTTGGAAATGCCCACACCCATGCCGCCCTGGATGATGGAAGGAAAAGTGCTCATCGGGATCCCAAGTATTGTGGAGTAAAAAGTCCGCAATACAACGACGCATCACCACGAAGGTTGCACGCGTACCGGTCCTATCGGTACTCCGGGTTCGGGTGGTCGAATCGCTGCCCGGCATCCCAGGCCGTGCGCTGGTTTCCATGGGCCGGCACGCCGCCCGCATCCTTCAGCATCCGCGCCATGTGCATCAGATTCCACGTCATGAACGTGGTATTGCGCTGCGTGAACGCGTTGCCGAATCCGGCGCGCGTACCGTCGTCGAGCGTATCGCCATAGCTCGGGCCCGGACCGGCCTCGCCAATCCAGCCGGCATCGGCCTGCGGCGGGATGGTGTATCCAAGATGTTGCAGCGCATAGAGTACGCCCATGGACACATGCTTGATGCCGTCTTCGTTTCCAGTCACCAGACAGCCCCCGACCTTGCCGTAGTAGATGTACTGACCCTTGTCGTTCGTCTGGGCGGACTGGGCATACAGCCGCTCAATGACC
This region includes:
- a CDS encoding dienelactone hydrolase family protein; the protein is MPVLIPVPTPMTSLVPIYMPLLRTIAVLLMVLFIGACAEPTPDTPIEPAVDLPPAIIGEGGALTGQDFHYVDGDSATTGYLAVPEGDGPFPSLVLVHEWNGLTDRVRQMADDFAAEGYVTLAADLYGGSTGSNREENVALMTEATGNMPAVVANLNAAVASLKSRGDVTGKVGTVGWCFGGGIVLSYGLDGDDHDATAIFYGRLVEDPAVLATMDHEVYGTFAALDNGPAPESVARFEAALDSVGVEHDLHIYDAVNHGFWLRVDEDPDVRTAPAADAWSRLKAYLNRTIG
- the nirK gene encoding copper-containing nitrite reductase, coding for MPRSGIIPIVLLFALTSVHCGPETLQGEEIALLTSAPAVPPPITRSHPTKVIVELETTEEVGRLSDGVEYTFWTFGGEVPGKFIRVREGDLVEFHLNNHPSSKMPHNIDLHAVTGPGGGAAASFTAPGTGTTFSFTALNPGLYIYHCATAPVGMHIANGMYGLILVEPKEGLPPVDREYYVVQSEFYTRGDYGAPGLQPFDMEKAIEEDADYVVFNGSVGALSGDNALTANVGERIRLYVGNGGPNLISSFHVIGEIFDNVYTEGGTEINQHNVQTTLVPAGGAAMVEFTVDVPGNLILVDHAIFRAFNKGALAMMTVHGNENPDVYSGLQEETVYLPEGGAIQEMPSADTTGGVALDEDPMVAGARLFASNCAACHQPEGQGLAGVFPPLAGSDYLLQDPTRAINAVVHGLSGEIVVNGETYNGVMPGVRLSDSEVAAVMTYVLNSWGNDGPEITPMDVTRVRSQH
- a CDS encoding nitronate monooxygenase translates to MSTFPSIIQGGMGVGISNWQLAAAVSGRGQLGVVSGTGISHLLTARLQDGDPLERMRQALAAFPFAEPVRGVLDRYFVPGGRQEGTPYVAHPMYTIKPARFLDRLTALGNFVEIHLAKRGHGNPVGLNLLEKIQMPTAASLYGAMLAGVDYVLMGAGIPTQIAGLLDRLARHEPVEYRLDVAGGNATIAFDPERVFPGARERLGPLKRPKFIPIVSSVVLAQALLKRSEGEIHGFIVERPTAGGHNAPPRGKLTLSEAGEPIYGPKDDVDLAGMRALGKPFWLAGGFGRPGGLAEAMAEGAAGIQVGTAFALCEESGMEPTLKAATLEWISNQPTGVVHTSPVTSPTGFPFKVVDLPATMSRPDVYAERPRLCDVGLLRTLSVTEDGRMEYRCPAEPVDDYARKGGVTDDTAGRTCLCNNLLATGGMAKPRKDGYVEAPIVTLGDETRFIGDFQKPGSLSYSALDVLDVLSANADCAPASHPSV
- a CDS encoding NAD(P)H-dependent oxidoreductase, translating into MADYSNLTAVFINTTLKRSPEPSHTDLLIDVSAGIMEKQGVNVRRIRAVDHVLAPGVQPDMREHGADQDDWPSLFDIVRESDILVLGTPIWLGERSSVCSRVIERLYAQSAQTNDKGQYIYYGKVGGCLVTGNEDGIKHVSMGVLYALQHLGYTIPPQADAGWIGEAGPGPSYGDTLDDGTRAGFGNAFTQRNTTFMTWNLMHMARMLKDAGGVPAHGNQRTAWDAGQRFDHPNPEYR